GGCCTCCGGGTCGTCGGCGCCCATCGAGCTGAGCATCACGAACCTGTCGGCGCCCGCCTCGGCCGCGGCGTCGATCAGCCGGATCGCGCCGTCCCGATCGACGCCGAAGACGTCCTCGCCGCCCGAGCCGGCGGCGAAGACGACGGCGTCACAGTCCTCGACCGCGTGGTCGACGGACTCGGTCAGGTCCGCGACCACCGCCGTCGCGCCAGTTTGTTCCATCTCCTCGACCTGGGAGTCGTCGCGAACCATCGCCCGAACCTCGCGATCGCTCTCGGCGAGCCGTTCCGTAACGTGTCGGCCGACCTGTCCGTGAGAACCCGCAATCAGTACGGTCATCGTTCCGACTTCACAAGCGAGACGGGAAACTGTTGGCCCGTTTGACGCCGGGATTGACAGGGCGTGCGAACCGAAACGATCGGTTCGTCGGGACGTCCCAAACGGAACAACGCGCCGCGACCGCGGCGCTTTTCCGGGATGAAAACGAAAGGATATCGAGTAGATGACAACGGGCCAGCCTGAAACAAACCTCGGTACCGACCTCGAGTGGTGTTACGAGGCGGTGCACGGGGTCTCGCGGACCTTCTCGATCACGATCGAGCGCCTCGACGAGCCGATGGCGAGACATATCTGCCTCGGCTATCTCCTCTGTCGCGTCGCCGACACCATCGAGGACGCGGGTCACATCCCTCCCGAGACCCAGACCGAACTGTTGAACGCGTACGATCGCCTGCTGGATCCGGCCGACTCCCTCGAAGCCGAGGCGTTCATGGCCGAGGTCGAGCCCTGGATCCCCGACGATCCCGACGCCGACTGGGAGGTCGTCGCCGAGACGCCCCGCGTGCTGCGTACCTTCGAGGCGATCGACGAGGAGCCCCGGGAGATCATGCGCGACCCGGTCCGGGAGCTCGTCGACGGGATGGCGATGTTCACGGACCGGTACGCCGACGAGGGTGGACTGCGCCTCCAGACCCTGGAGGAGCTCGAGGAGTACTGCTGGTACGCCGCCGGCACTGTCGGCACCCTCATCACGGGGCTGGTCGCCCGCAGCGCCTCGCCCGACCGGGCCGAGGAGATGCGCAAGAACGCCCGCTCTTTCGCCCTCCTCCTGCAGCTCGTTAACATCGCCAAGGACGTCGAGAACGATTATCACGAGGAGAATAACGTCTACCTCCCCGCGGAGTGGCTCGCCGAGGAAGACGTCGACGTCGACGCCGTCACCGCCGCGGACAACCAGAGTGGAGTTACCAACGTCATCCAGCGAGTGACCGGTCGCGCCGAGCAGTACCTCGACGACGCCCACCGCTATCTCGAGGTCGTTCCCGAGCGTCACGGCAACCGGCTCTCGGCGTGGGCGATTCCCTACCTGCTCGCGGTCGGGACGATGCGCGAGCTCCAGGAACGACCCGAGGACGTCGTCCGCGAGGGCGACGTGAAGATCTCGCGCGCGGAAGTGTTCGCGGTCATCCAGCAGTTCGAGGACGGCGTCTCCCGGGCCCAGCTCCGGGAGCTCCGCAAGGAGATGGCCGAGAAGCCGCTCCACCACTGACGGCCCGACCCGTGCCGCGGTCACCGATCGCGGCTCCACCACCGTGCTGTCTGTGTCGGTCCGCGAAGCGCTCGCCGATCCCGCTGGCCCGGTTCGCGAGCGTCCTTCTCGTCTCTGTTCCCGTCGACGCCTACCGGAGCGTCGCGGGTATCCGTCTCGAGAACGGTCTCGTCTCCCCAAACTGGCCGTCGACGGATCCGTCGAAAAACTGCCGCGTCGGAGCGCGTTCGGCTCGCGACGGTTAGTCGTACTCGTAGAACCCCTGGCCCGTCTTCTTCCCGAGGTCGCCCGCCTCGACCTTGCGCTTGAGCAGGTAGGCCGGTTTGTACCGGTCGCCCAGCTCCTCGTGAAGCGTCTCGGAGGCGTGGAGACAGATGTCGAGGCCGATGTGGTCGGCCAGCGTCAGCGGCCCCATCGGAACGTTCGTCCCCAGCTCCATCCCCGCGTCGATGTCCTCTTTCGTCGCGACGCCCTCGTCGTAGGCCCGGATGCCCTCGTTGATCCAGGGCATCAGGATTCGGTTGGTGACGAACCCGGGTTTGTCGTCGGACTCCCAGGTCGTCTTTCCGAGCTCCTCGGCGACGTCGTGAGCCAGTTCGGTCGCGGCGTCGGTCGTCTTCTCGCCGACGACGACCTCGACGCCCTCCATGATCGGCACCGGGTTCATGAAGTGCAGCCCGATCACGCGCTCGGGACGGTCGAGCTCGGCGGCGATCGTCGTGATCGAGAGCGTGCTCGTGTTCGTCGCCAGCACGACGTCCTCGTCGCAGACGTCCTCGAGATCCGCGAAGATCTCCTGTTTGACGTCCATCTCCTCGAGGGCGGCCTCGACGACGAGGTCGCAGTCGGCGAGCTCGTCGATCTCGGTCGTCCCCTCGATTCGCTCCTGGATGCGCTCGGGATCGTCCTCGAGGGCGTCCCGGTCCGCGAGCCGTCCGAGGCTGTCCTCGATCGTCTCGAAGCCGCTTTCGACGAACTCCTGGTCGATGTCCCGGAGGACGACGTCGTAGCCGGACGTCGCGGCGACCTGCGCGATCCCGCTGCCCATCGTTCCTGCGCCGACGACGCCGATCCGATCGATCTGATCGCGTACCATACGCCCGCCTTCACTCATCGACGCCGTAAACGTGCCGATCGACCGTGTAGGTTCGACGCTCGACTGGCCGGAACTGTCTTATCTGTGATGGTTGGAAGCAGGAATAGTACTCGAGTGCCACCGACCGAGAGCGTCGCTTACTACGACTGTAAGTAATTTATATCAGGCAGACCATCAGAGATATATACCGACACGGTGGACCGTCTAACAGATGATTCCGATCGACGACTCTCCGATCGTTCGCGACGGCAAGTCACTGATCCTCGCGATGGACCACGGGCTCGAGCACGGCCCGGTCGACTTCGAGGACGTCCCGGAGAAGCTCGACCCGTCGACGGTGTTCGAGACGGCGACCCACGACGCGGTCTCGGCGATGGCCGTCCAGAAGGGGATCGCGGAGGGGTACTACCCCAGCTACGAGGACGACGTCAACCTCCTGTTGAAGGTAAACGGAACCTCGAACCTCTGGATGGGCGAGTACGACTCGGCGGTGAACTGCTCGGTCGACTACGCAGCCGAACTCGGCGCCGACGCCATCGGCTTCACCCTCTACGGCGGCTCGAACCACGAGGTCGAGATGGCCGAGGAGTTCCGCGACGTTCAGGAGCAGGCCCGCGAACACGACCTGCCCGTCGTCATGTGGTCGTACCCGCGCGGTCAGGGACTCAAGAACGACACCAAGCCCGACGTCATCTCCTACGCGACCCGTCTGGGCCTCGAGCTGGGCGCCGACATCGCGAAGGTCAAATATCCCGGGAGCCCCGAGGCGATGGAACACGCCTGCAAGGCCGCCGGCGATATGAACGTCGTCATGAGCGGGGGCTCGAAGACCTCGGACTACGAGTTCCTCTCGACGGTCGAGGCCGCCATCAACGCCGGCGCGACGGGGCTGGCCGTCGGCCGTAACGTCTGGCAGCGCGAGGACCCCACCCAGCTTCTCGACGCCCTCGAGAAAGTCATCTACGAGGAGGAGACGGCCGACGCCGCCCTCGAGGAATGAGTGACACAGACGACGACCACGAACAGGTCGTCGACGAGGTGATCGAGACGATCGCGGGGTCGGCAAACGAGATCAGGCGGGGCCTCGTCGGCCGACGCGAGGACGCCGACGCCGAGAACCCAAGCGGCGAGACCCAGGCCGAAGCCGACGTCTGGGCCGACGACCTGCTGGCCGATCGCATCTCGTCGATCGACGGCGTCTGCCAGTACGCGAGCGAGGAGCGTCGGGAGACGATCGACTGCGGCGACGACGACGGCCTCTCGGTCGGCGTCGACCCGCTCGACGGCTCCTCGAACCTCAAGTCGAACAACACGATGGGGACGGTGTTCGGAATTTACGACGAACCCCTTCCCGCGCCGGGAACTGCCCTCGTCGCCTCGGGCTGGATCCTCTACGGACCGATCACGACGATGGCGCTCGCCCGCGACGGCACCGTCAAGAAGTACGAGCTCACGAGCGACGATCGCACTCTCGTCGACGACGACGTCGTCCTCCCCGAGGACCCGCTCGTCTACGGCTTCGGCGGACGCGTCCCCGACTGGCACGCCGATTTCGAGGCGTTCGTCCGTGAGGTCGAATCCGACGACTCGCTGAAGCTCCGCTACGGCGGCGCGATGATCGGCGACGTCAACCAGGTGTTGACCTACGGCGGGATCTTCGCCTACCCCGCCCTCGAGGACGCCCCCCGCGGGAAGCTCCGGCTGCAGTTCGAGGGGAACCCGATCGCACACCTCATCGAAACCGCCGGCGGTAGCTCCTCGGACGGGACCCGGTCGATCCTCGAAGTCAAGCCGGACGAGCTCCACGACCGAGTGCCGCTCCACGTCGGCAACGACGAGCTGATCGACCGCCTCGAGGACGTCCTCGAGTAGGGCTCCGTCGGATTTTTTGAGGCGTCCGGGCGAGCGAGAAGTCGTTCGAACCAGTCGTCGACGGAAGACAAGCGGCGCGGTCAGGATCCCGACGTCGACCCACCCCACCAGGCGGTGAACTGGACGTAGAGTCCGACCCCGCCGAGCAGAAGGGCGTAGAACAGCCACCGCGGCCAGTTCGTCGAGAGAAACAGCAGCGTCAGAAACAGGACCCAGAGACCCACGACGAGCGCGTCGAGGACGAGACGGGTACCGACGCCGACGACCGCCGCGAGGCTGGCGAGGACGCGGCGGGGCCGTGAGCGTCGGTCGTCGGACATCGCTGGCGTGGTGTCGGATACCATCTCAGAAGTGATAACCGTACTGCTCGGTGACCCGGTAGGCCGCGACCCCCCAGACGTAGCTCTGGCCGGGCCACCAGGTGCGGGCGTTGTTGAACCCGGCGACGAGGACGTCCTCGGCCTCGCCCTCGGGATCCGAGTAGTAGCTGACCGAGCCGCTGTCGCCGTCTGTCAGGTCCATCTCGCCGCCCCAGCGGATCTGACCGCGCCGACAGAAGTCGTCAGTGAAACAGGTCACGGCGTCGAACCCCTGGACGCGCCCGGTCGTATGGCCCGTCAGCGCGCCGACCTTCTCGAGGTTCTCGTCGCGAGCGATGAGGTCCGCGAGCCCCCAGCGGGTGAGCTGGCCGCGGACACGAACCGGTTCGGGCGCGTCGATCCACGTCGACGGCGAGAGCTCGCCGTTGGGCTCGATAGCGGCGACGTCCTCGACCGGATAGGCGCTTCTGACCGGACCGAGCTCGACGGGTTCCTCGGACGAGACCGGAAGCGACAGCGACGCGCCGGCGACGTCGTCCTGTTCCTCGAAGGCGTGCTCGGCCGTCACGAAGTACTCCTGTTCGTCCTCGGGGTCGAACAGGGCAGGCCCGAGCGTCGCGAGACTCGAGGGGGTCTCGCAGGCGATCCCTGCGGGAACGCGACTGGCGGTCACTGACTCGACCATCCGCGGTTCGTAGTGGTCGGAGTTGTCCTCGACCGCGTCGACCTCGAGGACCGAACGGAGATCCAGCGAGACGCCGTCGCCGAGCTCGCCGATCGTCTCCCGGACCGAGTCGAGGTCACCGGAGACGCCGACCGAGACCGCAGCGCCGCCGTCGTCGTAGCTCTTGGGGACGACCGCGCTGCCGAGATACCCGGTGAACGCCACCCGGGAGAGCCGGTCGTTCAGCTCGATGGCCTTCTGGACGGCCGCGTACCAGTCGGCGGGGACGTACTCCGTGCGTTCCTCGAGCGACCAGGGGTCGTCGGGATCGCTTCTGACGAGTGCGGTGACGACCGGGACCTCGTCGTCGTCGGCCGCCAGGAAGTCCTCGACGCCGAGGAAGTGAGCCATTCCGACCGCGTACCCGCCGGTAACGAGAGTGCGAACGAACTCGCGGCGATCCATTCCCTGCTCTACCCGATCGCGGATCGAGGCGAGTCTGGTTGCGGAACTGGAACGGGTCGCGTCGGACATGCTACGGATCTATCGAGCGCTGGGCTCCGTCGTACTCCCCGGGAACGCATAGCTAATCTTCACGTACACCCGTGGGTTCGGCAGTTACTACGTGGTTGGGCTAATTAGAGCATACCGGTTCTGCCTGCAGGTGCTACACCGGTTTCGGACTGTGACAGTCATCGAACGTGGCGTTTCGACGTGGTCGCTGATCTGATCCCGCCGCCCGCGAGTGAAAACGGTTTTGGGACCCCCCGTCGCAATTTTTGTCATGAAAGTTCGTATCACCGAGACGGCGTCCGACGACGAGGCAGCCGCGATCGCGGCCGCGCTGGCCGAGCACGTCGGAAACGATGTCGAGGTGTACGTCGGCGACGAGGACGAACCGGCAGCGACCCACGAGGAACCGCCCGAATCCGAACCGACGGCGGATCGGTCGGCGGACGATCGAACCGCGGAGTCGCTCGGCCCAACTGACCGCGAAGAGCTGCTGTGGGAGGAGATCGAGGACATTCTCGAGGGCGGGCCGAAGAAGTACCGCGAGCAACTCGAGGACGGCGAGAAGCTGTTCGTCCGGGATCGACTCGACCTGTGGTTCGGCGGCGACGACGGCGACCTGCTGTTCGAGGACGGAAAGTTCGCGGCGTTTGACGACTGGCACCCCCGCGGAGCCGACGCCGACGAGGAGACCGACGATCGGCTGCCGGCGGACGGGCTCATCACCGGCGCCGCGGAATTCGAGGGGCGGGACGTCCACTTCATGGCCAACGACTACACCGTCAAGCGCGGCAGCATGGCCGCAAAGGGCGTCGAGAAGTTCCTTCGAATGCAACAGCGGGCGCTGAAGACCGGCCAGCCCGTGCTCTACCTGATGGACTCCTCGGGCGGACGGATCGACCAGCAGACGGGCTTTTTCGCCAACCGCGAGGGGATCGGGAAGTACTACTACAACCACTCGATGCTCTCGGGTCGGGTGCCCCAGATCTGCGTGCTCTACGGCCCCTGTATCGCCGGAGCGGCCTACACGCCCGTCTTCGCCGATTTCACGATCATGGTCGAGGGGATGTCCGCGATGGCGATCGCCTCCCCGCGGATGGTCCAGATGGTCACCGGCGAGGACATCGATCTCGAGGAGCTCGGGGGGCCCGCGGTCCACGCCCGCGAGTCGGGGTCGGCGGATCTGGTTGCACGGGACGAGGAACACGCCCGCGAGCTCGTCGCCCAGCTGATCACCTACCTCCCCGACAGCGCCGACGAGAAACCGCCGAAACAGGAGCCGAAACCCCCGGCCGCCTCTCCCGAGGGGATCGACGCGATCGTGCCCCAGGAGCCGAACAAGGGGTACGACATGACCGACGTCATCGATCGCGTCGTCGACGACGGGTCCTACTTCGAGTTACGGCCCGACTACGGCGAGGAGATCATCACGGCCTACGCCCGGATCGACGGCCGCCCCGTCGGGATCGTCGCGAACCAGCCGGCCCACCGCGCGGGCGCGATCTTCCCCGACGCCGCCGAGAAGGCCGCGGAGTTCATCTGGAAGTCCGACGCGTTCGATATTCCCTTGCTCTATCTCTGTGACACGCCCGGCTTCATGGCCGGCTCGCAGGTCGAGCAGGAGGGGATCTTAGAGCAGGGCAAGAAGATGATCTACGCGACCTCGTCGGCGACGGTGCCGAAACAGACCGTCGTCGTCCGCAAGGCCTACGGCGCCGGGATCTACGCGATGGGCGGCCCCGCCTACGACCCCGAGAGCGTCATCGGGCTCCCCTCCGGCGAAATCGCCATCATGGGCCCCGAGGCCGCGATCAACGCCGTCTACGCGCGCAAGCTC
This genomic window from Natronococcus occultus SP4 contains:
- a CDS encoding SDR family oxidoreductase yields the protein MTVLIAGSHGQVGRHVTERLAESDREVRAMVRDDSQVEEMEQTGATAVVADLTESVDHAVEDCDAVVFAAGSGGEDVFGVDRDGAIRLIDAAAEAGADRFVMLSSMGADDPEAGPEPLRDYLIAKAEADEYLRGSPLDHTIVRPGELTNEPGTGEIRVGSDLELGSGDIPREDVAAVLVAVLDRDALVGETFELLSGQEPIESVLDRLGSS
- a CDS encoding class 1 fructose-bisphosphatase, with product MSDTDDDHEQVVDEVIETIAGSANEIRRGLVGRREDADAENPSGETQAEADVWADDLLADRISSIDGVCQYASEERRETIDCGDDDGLSVGVDPLDGSSNLKSNNTMGTVFGIYDEPLPAPGTALVASGWILYGPITTMALARDGTVKKYELTSDDRTLVDDDVVLPEDPLVYGFGGRVPDWHADFEAFVREVESDDSLKLRYGGAMIGDVNQVLTYGGIFAYPALEDAPRGKLRLQFEGNPIAHLIETAGGSSSDGTRSILEVKPDELHDRVPLHVGNDELIDRLEDVLE
- a CDS encoding acyl-CoA carboxylase subunit beta, which codes for MKVRITETASDDEAAAIAAALAEHVGNDVEVYVGDEDEPAATHEEPPESEPTADRSADDRTAESLGPTDREELLWEEIEDILEGGPKKYREQLEDGEKLFVRDRLDLWFGGDDGDLLFEDGKFAAFDDWHPRGADADEETDDRLPADGLITGAAEFEGRDVHFMANDYTVKRGSMAAKGVEKFLRMQQRALKTGQPVLYLMDSSGGRIDQQTGFFANREGIGKYYYNHSMLSGRVPQICVLYGPCIAGAAYTPVFADFTIMVEGMSAMAIASPRMVQMVTGEDIDLEELGGPAVHARESGSADLVARDEEHARELVAQLITYLPDSADEKPPKQEPKPPAASPEGIDAIVPQEPNKGYDMTDVIDRVVDDGSYFELRPDYGEEIITAYARIDGRPVGIVANQPAHRAGAIFPDAAEKAAEFIWKSDAFDIPLLYLCDTPGFMAGSQVEQEGILEQGKKMIYATSSATVPKQTVVVRKAYGAGIYAMGGPAYDPESVIGLPSGEIAIMGPEAAINAVYARKLSEIDDPEERERREQELREEYREDIDVHRMASEVVIDEIVPPSTLREELSARFAFYEGLEKELPDKKHGTIL
- a CDS encoding class I fructose-bisphosphate aldolase, whose product is MIPIDDSPIVRDGKSLILAMDHGLEHGPVDFEDVPEKLDPSTVFETATHDAVSAMAVQKGIAEGYYPSYEDDVNLLLKVNGTSNLWMGEYDSAVNCSVDYAAELGADAIGFTLYGGSNHEVEMAEEFRDVQEQAREHDLPVVMWSYPRGQGLKNDTKPDVISYATRLGLELGADIAKVKYPGSPEAMEHACKAAGDMNVVMSGGSKTSDYEFLSTVEAAINAGATGLAVGRNVWQREDPTQLLDALEKVIYEEETADAALEE
- a CDS encoding 3-hydroxyacyl-CoA dehydrogenase family protein; this encodes MVRDQIDRIGVVGAGTMGSGIAQVAATSGYDVVLRDIDQEFVESGFETIEDSLGRLADRDALEDDPERIQERIEGTTEIDELADCDLVVEAALEEMDVKQEIFADLEDVCDEDVVLATNTSTLSITTIAAELDRPERVIGLHFMNPVPIMEGVEVVVGEKTTDAATELAHDVAEELGKTTWESDDKPGFVTNRILMPWINEGIRAYDEGVATKEDIDAGMELGTNVPMGPLTLADHIGLDICLHASETLHEELGDRYKPAYLLKRKVEAGDLGKKTGQGFYEYD
- a CDS encoding phytoene/squalene synthase family protein, which codes for MTTGQPETNLGTDLEWCYEAVHGVSRTFSITIERLDEPMARHICLGYLLCRVADTIEDAGHIPPETQTELLNAYDRLLDPADSLEAEAFMAEVEPWIPDDPDADWEVVAETPRVLRTFEAIDEEPREIMRDPVRELVDGMAMFTDRYADEGGLRLQTLEELEEYCWYAAGTVGTLITGLVARSASPDRAEEMRKNARSFALLLQLVNIAKDVENDYHEENNVYLPAEWLAEEDVDVDAVTAADNQSGVTNVIQRVTGRAEQYLDDAHRYLEVVPERHGNRLSAWAIPYLLAVGTMRELQERPEDVVREGDVKISRAEVFAVIQQFEDGVSRAQLRELRKEMAEKPLHH